DNA from Kitasatospora herbaricolor:
CAGGTCGCGGTAGACCACGGTGCCCTCCGGGTGCTGGGCGAGCCAGGCCTCGCGGAAGACCGCCGAGACCTCCCGGGAGACGGAGCCGTCGGCGAGGGCGGACGAGTCGATGTGCAGCAGGGTGGGCATGACAGACCTCCGATTAATAAGGAGCTGACCTTTTGTCGGCAGCTGCGCTTAACGTAGCAGCTTACTTTTCTATAGTCACTAGCGGGCGGCCGGTACCCTGTATCCATGGCCGCGCAGGAGGTACCGACGAGCACGACCGAGCCCTGTCAGAGCGTGGGCCTCGCCATCACCCGTGCCTTCGAACTGCTCGGCAAGCGCTGGACCGGACTGGTCGTCGCGGTGCTGGACGAACACGGGCCCAGCTACTTCTCCGAGCTGCGCCGGGCCATCCCCGGCATCAGCGAGCGGATGCTCTCCGACCGGCTCACCGAACTCGCCGACGCCGGTCTCGTGCTCCGCCAGGTCGACGAAGGCCC
Protein-coding regions in this window:
- a CDS encoding winged helix-turn-helix transcriptional regulator, which gives rise to MAAQEVPTSTTEPCQSVGLAITRAFELLGKRWTGLVVAVLDEHGPSYFSELRRAIPGISERMLSDRLTELADAGLVLRQVDEGPPLRVSYRLTDSGAALRPALGELARWAELHLCPGRPTC